TCAACATGATGAAAGCTGTTGGCTACGTTACCTTGGTGAAATAATCTGGAAGAAGCTGATGAGTGAAGGAGAAATTAAACTACAGCTTCAACCAGGAAACCGAccagagacagaacaaacatgTAACTGACAGCAGGAGGTTTTCAAAGGTCTGTTGATCCACAGTCTCAGCTCTTCATCTTCAACTGAAGATTTCTTCAGGGAAACCTGatcacagagcagctctgaCCTTTGGAAAGAACTGAAGTCAATCATTAACAGACAGTAAGAGCCCTTATCTGATGGATCATGAAGCTCTGGTGATACAGTTTTATCTTcagtgaattttattttccaacaaaTGAAAATAGTTGTTGGTTGTTCTGTTGTACCTCTGTGATGTGAAGTGAAACACTGGACGAATGAATTGTCCTCTCGGTCttcattttattaaacattattattacgttacatctgtgtctgtgttctcaTTCACACTTATGTTTGTGTAGAGTGTGgttgtgtatattgtatatgaATACAGTTTTGTTGTCAGTGTACATGGCGACAGTGTGGTTGTGTACAGTCTGcaagaccaaggagatgctCATGGGtcaggtgtgcacctggacagtaaactggactcatccctgaacacagatgccatctacctgaaggggcggagccggctctttttcctcaggaggctcaggtcctttgacgtctgcagtgaaatgctgcatattttatcagtcagtggtggacagtgtAACTCTTTAATGCTGCGGTCTGCTGGGGcggcagcatgtcagacatgaacacaaggagactggacaagctggtccAAAAGGCTGCGCCTGTGcggcaggagtctggactcactcaggactgttgtggagagatgtaTGcgatgtaagatggaggccatcttggacaattccaacatcctctccacaacattctggcaggacagagaagcagctacagctgcagcaaacatctcatctcattgcagaacagagaggttcaggagatcctttgttcccactgccatcaggctgtacaacacctcagccagagGAAGTGAACTAATCTAATtagtattgtttatttattatcaagtttttgtaattattataaaCAATGAggtaatggacacatgaatctCTCCTAGGggattatctatctatctattgtgtgaatggggggtggggtggggtggggtggggataCATAATGTGGTGAGTGTTCGTTCAGAGGAAATCTTTAAAGTTCACCATTGTAAAACCCCAAGTCAAGATGAGGGAAGCATCCAGGACTGGTTCAGGACTAGCATCAGCATCTGCTTGAGGTGGTACACACGGCAGAGCTGACAACCAAAGTAAACTCCTGGGGAAAGCGGAGTGGATGGTGAGAGGTTGTCAGACAGTCAAAGCCAGGTGAGCAGGAAAGAGTGTCTCTGGGATTACACCAGTTGTGAGACAGACTCCTCCTCTTGGCTCGCTCTGACACCTGGAGGCTCTTAGTCAGTCAGGATGTTGCAGATGTGCATATCACACAGTTATTCcccaaaaacattaaaagctaCAAGATGCTGCTCGATGAAAACTTTATTAAAGTGAGTATAAAATTCATCACAGTGTGTACACAAGTTCAACACAGAAATAATTTTTACTTCCTCTAAGACATGAAACCTCGTCCACCACCAACATTTAAACCAcaggactgaagctgctgtcaCTTCCAGactctccctccttcactcaACACAGAGACACCGAGGAACGAGATACGAAGAACACAAACCCAAAACCAGGATACAGAGGTTCAGTGAAggtggtgttgaaggtgtggaggtggatcagtgagtcagagactctgtagaaggacagagagccagcaggacagtccacatacactgctactctgtcagaggaggaggaggaggaggaggaggaagaggaggaggaggaggaggaggaggagatggatgtTTTCCTCTTATTGTGCCAGACAGAGTAACCACCATCATCAGAGCAGATCAGACTCCAGGACTGATCATTTCCTCCAAACCAACAGTCCTCACTGTTTCCGTTTCTTCTGATTCCTCTGTAACTCACTGATATATGaacccctcctctccactcgacctcccagtaacagcgaccagtcagaccagttctacacagcagctgaggccaAAGGTCAAATCTGTCTGGATGATCAGGATATGATTGATACTCTGTCACCCATGtcaccttcctgttgttgtcagacagtctgaggtttctgttcactgtgtttatgtCCAGTTCCAGTTCACAggaatctgatggagagaacagtatttgaagaagttcagtcAAGGCGTTATTGAGATgtcgtgtccatgagaatgggacaaaCAGACGTACGTAcagacgacctgaaaacaatatgcctccagctctCGCAAGCgcagaggaacaaaaacaaaagctgcatACTGAATGAAACTCTGGAGCAATTCATCTTCGTACAAATCTAGTGTAACATGTGCAGCTGTGTTCTCATGAATCATActtaaaacacactcacacttcctCACACCAGGTCTCAGTCTCTCCAGTCCACCATGATCCAAcctggaggaggaaacaaagtCAGAATCAACTTCATCACCTTCAGTCATATCCACCATACCAAACCTAAAGCAGAGCTCCTCAGTTAGAGAGGCAGGGAAACAGTGTGAGAGCTGCttttgtctgtccatctgtccatacCTGAGAGTGTCCAGTTTCCAGTGTGgatcctccagtccagcagacagcagcttcactcctgagtctcctggatgattgaagctcaggtccagctctctcaggtgggaggggttggagctcagagctgaggccagagaagaacagccttcctctgtgatcagacatcctgacagactgaacacatTGCACTGCCTTAAATTCACTTCTTGAGGACCTACTCCAATCCTAAAccatgttgatttgttttttgtgtgcaaACAGAGGTTGAGTCGCTAAAGTACGACTCCTATAAAAGTTATGTCTCAATACCATGAGTAATTCAAGTACATACCCACAAACCCAACCTCACTGTCAGTGTAAACTCTCAATTTAAAACTAGCTAACTTAGGAAAATTCCTCAGTACAATGTTAGTACGTCAATTAATACAAgattatataaacaaataaaaagcctCTATGTTTAATTCTACtgtttaaaaacagctgtattCTGACCCGAGAGTTTCCACTCTGCATTGTTgtctctccagtccagcagacaaaAGCTTCACTCCTggatcctgcaggttgttgtcactcaggtccaggtctctcagagtagaggactgggagctgaggactgaggacagagtttcacagcttctctctgagaggttacagtCACTCAGTCTGAAGAGGAAATCCAAACAAAAACGTTCAAAAACTGAATACTCTAAGTCATTATAGGCTTATGTCTTGCATACAAAAGCTTTAAAAACTAACCTGAGACCTTCCAGTTTACAgtgtggactctccagtccagcagacagcagcttcactcctgaatcctgcaggttgttgttactcaggtccaggtgtctcagactagaggacagggagctgaggactgaggacagagtttcacagcttctctctgagaggttacagccactcagtctgaagaggaaccagcagaacaaaagaaaacaagtataaaaatcatttttttgtcGTGACTAAAGAAGAAGATACAGTAAATGTAGATGGATATATGTTCACATACACAGCTTTATTTGAGGCTttgaccactggcagcagcttcagaagagcctcctctgaagcagagtatttcttcaggtcaaacacgtccagatcttcttctgaggacagtaagatgaagaccagagctgaccattgagcaggagatagtttatctgtggagagacGTCCTGATCTCAGGGACTGTTGGATCTGCTCCACTAGAGAacgatcattcagttcattcagacagtggaacaggttgatgcttttctctgcagagggagtctcttcaatcttcttcttgatgtacTGGACTGTCTCGTGATTGGTCTCTGAGCCACTTCCTGCCTGTGTCATCAGACCTTGTAGGAGAGTCTGATtggtctgcagtgaaagacccaggaggaagcggaggaacaagtccaggtgtccatttggactctgtAAGGCCTCGTCCACAGCTATCTGGTAGAAGAGTGTTGGTTCAGGCTTGTCCCTGATGACTTTAGATAACCAGGAAGTTGATTGTTCTTCTGACATCAGATTGAGTCCAGACTtgatgaaggtcagatggacatgaagagcagccagaaactcctgaacactcagatggacgaagcagaacaccttgtcctggtacaggcctctctcctctttaaagatctgtgtgaacactcctgagtacactgaggctgctctgatatcgatgccacactctgtcaggtctgattcatagaagataaggtttcctttctgcagctgctcaaaagccagtttccccagagactcaatcatcttcctgctctctggactccagtgtggatctgtctcagatcctccatcatacttgaccttcttcagtttggactgaaccaccaggaagtggatgtacatctcagtcagggtcttgggcagctctcctccctctctggttttcaacacctcctccagaactgtagcagtgatccagcagaagactgggatgtggcacatgatgtggaggcttcgtgatgtcttgatgtgggagatgatcctgctggcctgctcctcatctctgaacctcttcctgaagtactcctccttctgtgggtcagtgaaccctctgacctctgtcaccatgtcaacacactgaggagggatctgattggctgctgcaggtcgtgtggttatccagaggcgagcagagggaagcagtttccccctgatgaggtttgtcagcagcacgtccactgaggtggactctgtaacatcagtcaggatctcagtgttgtggaagtccagaggaagtcgacactcatccagaccgtcaaagatgaacacgacctggaactgatcaaacctgcagattcctgcttctttggtttcagtaaagacgtgatgaacaagttccaccaagctgaactttctctctttcagcacattcagctctctgaaggtgaatggaaatgtgaactgtatgtcctggttgtctttgtcttcagcccagtccagagtgaacttctgtgttaagactgttttcccaatgccagccactccctttgtcatcactcttctgattggtccgtctcttccaggtgaggctttaaagatgtcttcttgtctgatggttgtttctggtctgactggtttcctggatgctgtttcaatctgtctgacctcatgttgatcattgacctctccagtccctccctctgtgatgtagagctctgtgtagatctggTTCAGAAGGGTTGAGTTTCCTGCTTTAGCGATcccctcaaacacaaactggaacttcttcttcaggttagaTTTGAGTTCACGTCGACAAACTGAAGCAGGACTCTCTGAATGACAAAGAACAAATAAGATcaatgaataaaaagtcaacATTTCATCACTTCTTCCTTCTAAAGAATGAGTATATGAACatgtttccctccatgtgttgaTGTTAGTAAATGTCTCATTCCTCCATCATGTTGAATCTTTAGAGAAATCctcttactgctctgcagacagtcagccagctcctcctgcttcattctcctCAGGAAGTTCACTGTGATCTTCACAAAcgcctctctgctcctcctctgctcttcatcctcaccatccaacacctcctcatcctccctctgactcCCTGAGGATTCTGGGTAATCTGGTCTCAGGACCTTCTGGACTCTCTTCAGCTCCTTCTTCACAAAACTGATgatgttctcctccagcagctggaacagacGATGAAGTGAACATTTGATTGAAAGTGGTAGAAAACAACATGTGACTCATGCGTCAGTCTGAAGGCCTGCTGGTCTAAACACAGCAACATGGACACTGTTAGGACCTGGATGGAAATTCAGCATTTAATCTGTGGTTGATGGAGTTAAACAGTAACAGTGTGATTGTACATGTACAGACCATAAAGATGGAGTCCAGGTCTGGTTGATGCTGCTGGGC
The window above is part of the Seriola aureovittata isolate HTS-2021-v1 ecotype China chromosome 19, ASM2101889v1, whole genome shotgun sequence genome. Proteins encoded here:
- the LOC130187401 gene encoding NLR family CARD domain-containing protein 3-like codes for the protein MLLEENIISFVKKELKRVQKVLRPDYPESSGSQREDEEVLDGEDEEQRRSREAFVKITVNFLRRMKQEELADCLQSKSPASVCRRELKSNLKKKFQFVFEGIAKAGNSTLLNQIYTELYITEGGTGEVNDQHEVRQIETASRKPVRPETTIRQEDIFKASPGRDGPIRRVMTKGVAGIGKTVLTQKFTLDWAEDKDNQDIQFTFPFTFRELNVLKERKFSLVELVHHVFTETKEAGICRFDQFQVVFIFDGLDECRLPLDFHNTEILTDVTESTSVDVLLTNLIRGKLLPSARLWITTRPAAANQIPPQCVDMVTEVRGFTDPQKEEYFRKRFRDEEQASRIISHIKTSRSLHIMCHIPVFCWITATVLEEVLKTREGGELPKTLTEMYIHFLVVQSKLKKVKYDGGSETDPHWSPESRKMIESLGKLAFEQLQKGNLIFYESDLTECGIDIRAASVYSGVFTQIFKEERGLYQDKVFCFVHLSVQEFLAALHVHLTFIKSGLNLMSEEQSTSWLSKVIRDKPEPTLFYQIAVDEALQSPNGHLDLFLRFLLGLSLQTNQTLLQGLMTQAGSGSETNHETVQYIKKKIEETPSAEKSINLFHCLNELNDRSLVEQIQQSLRSGRLSTDKLSPAQWSALVFILLSSEEDLDVFDLKKYSASEEALLKLLPVVKASNKAVLSGCNLSERSCETLSSVLSSLSSSLRHLDLSNNNLQDSGVKLLSAGLESPHCKLEGLSLSGCLITEEGCSSLASALSSNPSHLRELDLSFNHPGDSGVKLLSAGLEDPHWKLDTLRLDHGGLERLRPGVRKYSCELELDINTVNRNLRLSDNNRKVTWVTEYQSYPDHPDRFDLWPQLLCRTGLTGRCYWEVEWRGGVHISVSYRGIRRNGNSEDCWFGGNDQSWSLICSDDGGYSVWHNKRKTSISSSSSSSSSSSSSSSSSSDRVAVYVDCPAGSLSFYRVSDSLIHLHTFNTTFTEPLYPGFGFVFFVSRSSVSLC